The [Chlorobium] sp. 445 genome has a segment encoding these proteins:
- a CDS encoding signal recognition particle protein produces MFEALSDKIDSALRKLSGQARINEVNIGNAMRDIKRALLDADVNYAVVKQFVEDVRKKALGQDVIKSVQPGQMIVKIVYDELTALMGGTQAELNLKTTRIPAVIMVAGLQGSGKTTFSGKLALLLKKKGRNPLLVAADIYRPAAIEQLKTLGAQIDVPVFALEEEKNAVKVAKEGVEYARKNARDIAIIDTAGRLQIDEEMMKEAEDIKKALNPEEILFVVDAMMGQEAVNTAKAFNERLDFDGVVLTKMDGDTRGGAALSIKSVVQKPIKFISQGEKLEDLDIFYPDRMAQRILGMGDIVSFVEKAQERLDLKKSQELQKKLLENDFNLEDFYAQIQEIKKMGSLQNLASMIPGMNKLLPANEINEKDLKKVEAIICSMTKQERRQPDIINGSRRARIARGSGTTVQEVNALLKQFNEMKKMLKSINKMASAGRKLSLDNLPIGRMLQR; encoded by the coding sequence ATGTTCGAAGCGCTGAGCGATAAAATAGATAGCGCACTGCGTAAACTTTCTGGGCAAGCGCGCATCAATGAAGTTAACATCGGCAACGCTATGCGTGATATCAAGCGCGCTTTGCTGGATGCTGATGTCAACTACGCTGTCGTAAAGCAGTTCGTTGAAGATGTTCGCAAAAAGGCGCTCGGTCAAGACGTAATCAAGAGCGTGCAGCCGGGGCAGATGATTGTCAAAATCGTCTATGATGAACTCACGGCGCTGATGGGCGGCACACAAGCTGAGCTCAATCTCAAGACCACGCGCATTCCAGCGGTCATCATGGTTGCAGGCTTGCAGGGCTCAGGTAAAACGACCTTTTCAGGCAAACTTGCACTGCTACTCAAAAAGAAAGGACGCAACCCGCTGCTTGTCGCCGCTGACATCTATCGCCCGGCAGCAATTGAGCAGCTCAAAACTCTGGGGGCACAAATCGATGTGCCAGTCTTTGCGCTCGAAGAAGAAAAAAATGCGGTCAAAGTTGCAAAAGAAGGCGTAGAGTACGCACGCAAAAATGCCCGCGACATTGCCATCATTGATACGGCAGGACGTCTGCAAATCGATGAAGAGATGATGAAAGAAGCCGAAGACATCAAAAAGGCATTGAATCCTGAAGAAATTCTCTTCGTCGTGGATGCGATGATGGGTCAGGAAGCGGTCAATACCGCAAAAGCCTTCAATGAGCGGTTGGATTTCGACGGTGTCGTGCTGACGAAAATGGATGGCGACACGCGCGGCGGTGCGGCGCTCTCTATCAAAAGTGTCGTGCAAAAGCCCATCAAGTTCATTAGTCAGGGCGAAAAATTAGAAGATCTCGACATTTTCTATCCCGACCGCATGGCGCAGCGCATTCTCGGAATGGGTGACATTGTCAGCTTCGTCGAGAAAGCGCAAGAAAGACTTGACCTTAAAAAAAGTCAAGAGCTGCAAAAGAAACTGCTCGAGAACGACTTCAATTTGGAAGATTTCTACGCACAGATTCAAGAAATCAAAAAAATGGGATCGCTGCAAAATCTGGCATCCATGATTCCCGGCATGAACAAACTCCTGCCCGCTAATGAAATCAACGAGAAAGACCTCAAAAAAGTCGAAGCCATCATTTGCTCTATGACAAAGCAGGAGCGCCGACAGCCCGACATTATCAACGGCAGCCGACGAGCACGCATTGCGCGTGGCAGCGGTACAACGGTCCAAGAAGTCAATGCCTTACTCAAGCAGTTCAATGAGATGAAAAAGATGCTAAAATCCATCAACAAAATGGCATCTGCAGGACGAAAACTCTCGCTCGATAACTTACCGATTGGACGAATGCTTCAACGATAA
- a CDS encoding two-component sensor histidine kinase has translation MNYQIGLREKEIEQLRQEKDAQTMIRNQLVVLILLVLIISALLYWRYRVSIQAKRILQEKNEELSVKNALIEMQHKKLETAFKNLKETQQQLVQQEKLAALGEMAAGISHEIRNPLNFISSFVALAIEHCEQLMQLLNQETPSKERANQTIKSLRDKLERIEYHTVRALRIVRSILEHSRSSSGERIETDLNALLKEYVQLCYHSYKMKDLSFNVRLKYDFDETLPKVRIAPQDFSRVFLNITQNAFYSVYEKKKMIADTEPSAEFIAEVTVATRNLPGKVRICIRDNGLGLPVHLKEKIFQSFFTTKSGTDGIGLGLSISRDIIQAYNGKIWVESQEGEYAEFIMELPESIIAPDPTLKETEAQKVKA, from the coding sequence GTGAATTATCAGATTGGGCTACGCGAAAAAGAAATCGAGCAGCTTCGACAAGAAAAAGATGCGCAAACCATGATTCGCAATCAGCTTGTTGTGCTCATTTTACTCGTGCTCATCATTTCTGCCTTGCTCTACTGGCGTTACCGTGTCTCTATTCAAGCCAAACGCATCTTGCAAGAGAAGAATGAAGAACTGAGTGTCAAAAATGCACTCATTGAAATGCAGCACAAGAAACTTGAAACGGCGTTCAAAAATCTCAAAGAGACACAGCAACAACTTGTTCAACAAGAAAAACTGGCTGCGCTGGGTGAAATGGCAGCAGGTATCTCGCACGAAATTCGAAACCCACTGAACTTCATCAGCAGTTTTGTCGCTCTAGCTATTGAGCACTGCGAACAACTGATGCAACTCTTGAATCAAGAGACACCATCGAAGGAGCGTGCAAATCAAACCATAAAAAGCCTGAGAGATAAATTGGAGCGCATTGAGTATCATACCGTCCGCGCCTTGCGCATCGTAAGGTCAATTCTCGAACATAGCCGCAGCAGTTCAGGCGAACGCATTGAAACCGACCTTAATGCTTTGCTCAAAGAATATGTGCAACTGTGCTACCACAGCTACAAGATGAAAGATTTAAGTTTTAATGTCAGACTCAAGTACGATTTTGACGAGACGCTGCCAAAAGTGCGCATCGCACCGCAAGATTTCAGCCGTGTCTTTCTCAATATCACACAGAATGCATTTTATTCCGTCTATGAAAAAAAGAAAATGATAGCTGACACAGAGCCTAGCGCAGAGTTTATTGCTGAAGTAACTGTGGCAACACGTAATTTGCCGGGCAAGGTGCGAATTTGCATCCGCGACAATGGGCTTGGCTTGCCAGTGCATCTCAAAGAGAAAATTTTTCAATCCTTCTTTACGACGAAATCAGGAACGGATGGAATTGGTTTGGGCTTATCAATCAGTCGGGATATTATTCAGGCATACAATGGAAAAATTTGGGTAGAATCGCAAGAAGGTGAATATGCCGAGTTCATCATGGAGTTACCAGAAAGCATCATAGCGCCTGACCCTACACTCAAAGAGACAGAAGCACAAAAGGTCAAAGCCTGA
- a CDS encoding molybdopterin synthase sulfur carrier subunit, producing MTLHIHFFAIGRDITGKSYLDFVMPEGATAQDLIEALKAVYPRFRELKSLQVAINEEYAQPTQVLRESDEIAIIPPVCGG from the coding sequence ATGACACTGCACATTCATTTTTTTGCTATAGGGCGCGATATCACTGGAAAAAGCTATTTAGATTTTGTAATGCCTGAAGGGGCAACCGCACAGGATTTGATAGAGGCGCTGAAAGCAGTTTATCCGCGCTTTAGAGAACTCAAGTCGCTGCAAGTAGCCATCAACGAAGAGTATGCGCAGCCCACGCAAGTCTTGCGTGAAAGCGATGAAATTGCAATTATTCCCCCGGTGTGCGGCGGGTAA
- a CDS encoding tRNA (guanosine(37)-N1)-methyltransferase TrmD: MRFDVITVMPRFFTSPLEHGVLKIAQQKQAASVFIHNLHDYGKGNYQQVDDHPFGGGSGMILMPEPIFCIVEKLKAERCYDEVIFLTPDGEQLSQRIANELSLKTNLILLCGHYKGVDERVREALVTREISVGDVVLSGGELPALMLMDAIVRLLPNVLGDAESALLDSFQDGKLDCAHYTRPAEFRGMKVPEVLLSGNHKEIAKWREQNALERTRQRRPDLLS, translated from the coding sequence ATGCGATTTGATGTGATCACAGTTATGCCGCGTTTTTTTACAAGCCCACTTGAGCATGGGGTCTTAAAGATCGCGCAGCAAAAGCAAGCAGCAAGTGTGTTCATTCACAATTTGCATGATTACGGTAAAGGCAACTATCAGCAAGTCGATGATCACCCATTTGGCGGTGGCTCGGGCATGATCTTGATGCCTGAACCAATTTTTTGCATCGTAGAAAAATTAAAAGCAGAGCGATGCTATGACGAGGTCATTTTCCTGACGCCCGACGGTGAGCAGCTCTCGCAAAGAATTGCAAACGAACTTTCGCTCAAAACCAATCTTATTTTGCTGTGCGGACATTACAAAGGCGTCGATGAGCGTGTCAGAGAAGCGTTGGTAACACGTGAAATTTCAGTTGGTGATGTGGTGCTCTCGGGCGGTGAATTGCCAGCACTGATGCTCATGGATGCGATTGTGCGGCTGTTGCCAAATGTGCTGGGCGATGCTGAATCCGCACTCTTGGATTCCTTCCAAGATGGAAAGCTCGACTGCGCACATTACACACGACCTGCAGAATTTCGCGGCATGAAAGTCCCTGAGGTCTTGCTCTCAGGTAATCACAAAGAAATTGCAAAGTGGCGTGAGCAAAATGCATTAGAACGCACACGTCAGCGCCGACCCGACTTGCTAAGTTAA
- a CDS encoding prenyltransferase, producing MNTASETIRKPARLNVGMWLKALKGIPRVSKEEWQELDLVSRWLIATRSAVLVMTFTSAAIGGLLAYRAGNFDWLLWGCVVLGLLLAHAANNLFNDLIDYVKGVDRGNYFRAQYGPQPVEHGLMTVREQLIFATVTLLLALLPGLYLVSVRGEFVLQLLLIGVVFVIFYTWPLKYIGLGEITVIVVWGPLMIGGGYYVITGTWDWNVVIAGLPYALGPTCVLFGKHIDKLDSDKSKRIYTLPVILGERNARYAVLFMAVLQYVSIVYLVVTGFFSPAMLLVFLSLSTLPLVWKFYRAPKPSTKPDDYDANIWPLWFSAVIFMHNRRFGGLFLLGLLIDILLKKLL from the coding sequence ATGAACACGGCTTCAGAAACGATTAGGAAACCTGCGCGGCTCAATGTTGGCATGTGGCTAAAAGCACTCAAAGGTATTCCGCGTGTCTCAAAAGAAGAGTGGCAAGAGTTGGACCTTGTCTCTCGCTGGCTTATTGCCACACGCTCGGCAGTTTTGGTGATGACCTTCACTTCGGCAGCAATTGGTGGCTTGCTTGCCTACCGCGCTGGCAATTTTGATTGGCTCCTTTGGGGCTGCGTTGTACTTGGTCTGCTGCTCGCTCATGCCGCTAATAATCTCTTCAATGATTTAATTGATTATGTCAAGGGTGTCGACCGCGGTAATTATTTTCGTGCACAGTACGGTCCCCAACCTGTTGAACATGGCTTGATGACCGTGCGTGAGCAACTTATCTTTGCCACTGTTACACTTCTCTTAGCACTTCTTCCCGGTCTTTATCTCGTGAGCGTACGTGGCGAATTTGTGCTGCAGCTGTTGCTTATTGGTGTTGTCTTCGTCATCTTCTACACTTGGCCACTCAAATACATCGGTCTTGGTGAAATCACCGTGATTGTGGTTTGGGGACCGCTTATGATTGGTGGCGGCTATTATGTCATCACGGGCACATGGGATTGGAATGTGGTGATTGCCGGTTTGCCCTATGCGCTTGGTCCAACTTGCGTGCTTTTTGGGAAGCACATCGATAAATTAGACAGCGATAAATCAAAGCGTATCTATACGCTGCCTGTCATTCTTGGTGAGCGTAATGCGCGCTATGCCGTGCTGTTTATGGCAGTGTTGCAGTATGTTTCAATTGTCTATCTCGTTGTTACGGGCTTCTTTTCACCAGCGATGCTGCTTGTTTTTCTTTCACTTTCAACGCTACCGCTGGTGTGGAAATTCTATCGCGCGCCAAAGCCTTCCACTAAGCCTGATGACTATGATGCCAACATCTGGCCCCTGTGGTTCTCTGCCGTGATTTTCATGCACAATCGCCGCTTTGGTGGTCTTTTCCTTTTAGGCTTACTAATCGACATTTTGCTTAAAAAATTGCTTTAA
- the rimM gene encoding 16S rRNA processing protein RimM, with protein MELFIVGRIVKPHGVRGEVKVQIETSFPEKFKSRKRLYIGKSAKDAKPIEVAHARLIQDAVLLKLKGVETPEEAEKLRNQSLFIDETQLVKLGKDKAYIHELVGLIAYDTNGKLIGTLNDVVNLPSCDAYEIQCGNKSVLVPALDEFIEEVNLTEKRVVLKRFEEFL; from the coding sequence ATGGAGTTGTTCATCGTGGGTCGCATCGTAAAACCGCATGGCGTCAGAGGTGAAGTAAAAGTGCAGATAGAGACAAGTTTTCCCGAAAAGTTTAAGTCGCGTAAGCGTCTCTACATCGGTAAAAGCGCAAAAGACGCAAAACCAATTGAGGTAGCTCACGCCAGGCTAATTCAAGACGCTGTATTGCTCAAGCTCAAAGGCGTAGAGACACCCGAGGAAGCAGAAAAACTGAGAAATCAGTCTCTCTTCATTGATGAAACGCAGCTTGTCAAGCTCGGTAAAGACAAAGCCTATATTCACGAACTTGTTGGGCTAATCGCCTACGACACAAACGGCAAGCTAATCGGAACGCTAAACGATGTGGTTAATCTGCCATCTTGTGATGCGTACGAGATTCAGTGTGGCAACAAAAGTGTGCTGGTGCCAGCGCTTGATGAGTTTATCGAAGAAGTAAATCTGACCGAAAAACGTGTAGTGCTCAAACGCTTCGAAGAGTTTTTGTAG
- a CDS encoding 50S ribosomal protein L19, which translates to MQKIKLVEAGFLKNDIPDFRYGDTVRVHVRVVEGDKERIQLFDGVVISRRGEGLSETITVRKMSHGVGVERIFPLHTPTIAKIEVLKRGKARRAKLFYLRKRTGKAALKVKELEAKEKATQQV; encoded by the coding sequence ATGCAAAAGATAAAACTTGTTGAAGCTGGATTTTTGAAGAACGACATTCCTGATTTTCGCTACGGCGACACTGTGCGTGTGCATGTACGCGTCGTCGAGGGCGACAAAGAACGCATTCAGCTCTTTGATGGCGTCGTGATTAGCCGTAGAGGAGAAGGACTGTCAGAGACTATTACGGTGCGCAAAATGTCGCACGGTGTGGGTGTTGAGCGTATTTTCCCACTGCATACTCCAACCATTGCAAAAATTGAGGTGCTCAAGCGTGGTAAGGCACGGCGTGCAAAACTCTTCTACCTGCGCAAACGTACAGGAAAAGCTGCGCTCAAGGTCAAAGAACTTGAAGCTAAAGAGAAAGCAACACAACAAGTCTAA